A genomic region of [Eubacterium] eligens ATCC 27750 contains the following coding sequences:
- a CDS encoding flagellar export chaperone FliS, with protein MTKELIKTFQYRITQATASQLVVILYDLADRYLEDACESDEEVQIRDNIYMSGKVIDQLISGLDMQYEVSANLFVIYNHIKRTLISVSVNLNKAELKRVRGLLKNLRESFYEVSKQDTSEPLMKNTQTVYSGLTYSRGGISNETQTDNIENRGFRV; from the coding sequence ATGACTAAGGAATTGATAAAAACATTTCAATATAGGATTACGCAAGCCACTGCATCACAGCTTGTTGTAATTCTGTATGATTTAGCAGACCGGTATCTTGAAGATGCATGCGAATCGGATGAAGAAGTGCAGATAAGGGATAACATATATATGTCTGGTAAGGTTATTGACCAGCTGATAAGTGGATTGGATATGCAATATGAAGTGTCTGCTAATCTTTTTGTGATATATAATCATATAAAAAGAACTCTTATATCTGTATCAGTAAATCTTAACAAAGCAGAATTAAAACGCGTCAGGGGATTGCTGAAGAATTTAAGGGAATCTTTCTATGAAGTCAGTAAACAGGATACATCAGAACCACTGATGAAGAATACACAGACAGTATATTCAGGTCTTACATATTCTAGGGGCGGAATCAGTAATGAGACACAGACAGATAATATAGAAAACAGAGGATTCAGGGTATAG
- a CDS encoding D-alanyl-D-alanine carboxypeptidase family protein, whose product MKKHFLKGLLIKITSAVSATVLACSVFTTDAHAAAYNINYSETGTANTEVSWPDAPEVNSSSCILVDADTGSILFERNSHEKCYPASTTKILTGLLTIENCNMDDVVTFSQAAATSINIYEDANLGCKVGEQFTVNQLLHGLLLYSANEMAYALGEHVAGSIDAFVDMMNAKAKELGALNTHFANASGLYNTNHYTTAYDMAMIARGCYNNASFVSIDSTADAYVIPATNMSAQRTIRHRHKMLKGRSYYYEYCKGGKTGYTDESQNTLVTFAEKDGMRLICVVFKEATDDLRYTDTKTLFDWGFSNFQKSTTTGSQLGAMFSNDNYYNSAVFSTLSLNFGLNASFITIPNKSSLSNVTMTVDDNYDMTNENGVMTTHLKFLYNDNTVGTTTLNISAAGTDTGSLLPYVSTDVSSSYKPKTCIKINIWVVVGIGAVILFIIYIIEERARRKRQRRHYNRRRRRL is encoded by the coding sequence ATGAAAAAACATTTTCTTAAAGGATTACTTATAAAGATAACCAGCGCAGTATCTGCCACGGTATTAGCATGTTCTGTATTTACCACAGATGCACACGCTGCCGCATATAACATAAACTATTCTGAAACAGGCACTGCTAATACTGAAGTTTCATGGCCTGATGCCCCGGAAGTTAATTCCAGCAGTTGTATTCTTGTTGATGCTGACACAGGCTCTATTCTATTCGAAAGAAACTCACATGAAAAATGTTATCCTGCCAGCACAACCAAAATTCTTACCGGTCTTCTTACCATTGAGAACTGCAATATGGATGATGTAGTAACATTTTCACAGGCCGCAGCCACTTCCATCAATATATATGAGGATGCTAATTTAGGTTGTAAGGTTGGAGAACAGTTTACTGTAAACCAGCTTCTCCATGGACTATTATTATACTCTGCCAATGAAATGGCCTATGCTCTCGGTGAGCATGTAGCCGGCTCCATAGACGCATTTGTTGATATGATGAATGCCAAGGCAAAAGAACTTGGTGCTTTGAATACACATTTTGCCAATGCAAGCGGATTATATAATACCAACCACTACACAACAGCATATGATATGGCAATGATTGCAAGAGGCTGTTATAATAATGCTTCTTTCGTAAGCATTGATTCTACTGCTGACGCATATGTAATTCCTGCAACTAACATGTCTGCACAGCGTACAATCAGACACAGACATAAGATGTTGAAAGGCCGTTCTTACTATTATGAATACTGTAAGGGTGGAAAGACAGGATATACTGATGAATCCCAGAACACACTTGTAACATTTGCAGAAAAAGATGGCATGCGTCTCATATGTGTTGTATTTAAGGAAGCAACAGATGATTTAAGATATACTGATACAAAAACGCTTTTTGACTGGGGCTTCTCTAATTTTCAGAAATCAACAACTACAGGAAGTCAGCTCGGAGCTATGTTTTCCAATGATAATTATTATAATTCAGCTGTTTTCTCGACACTTTCACTAAACTTCGGACTGAATGCTTCATTTATCACAATACCTAATAAAAGTTCATTATCAAATGTAACTATGACGGTTGATGATAATTATGACATGACCAATGAAAATGGTGTTATGACAACACATCTTAAGTTCCTGTACAATGATAATACTGTAGGCACAACTACACTTAATATATCTGCTGCCGGCACGGACACCGGAAGCCTGCTTCCTTATGTCAGTACAGATGTTTCTTCATCATATAAGCCTAAGACATGCATTAAAATCAATATCTGGGTAGTTGTTGGCATCGGTGCTGTTATATTATTCATTATTTATATAATTGAAGAACGTGCCAGAAGAAAACGTCAGAGAAGACATTACAACAGAAGAAGACGCAGATTATAA
- a CDS encoding SPFH domain-containing protein has product MEEKVLKKSKNGLAMVTLFILFYAAAIAAIIVGSVMVEQAETKAGWIVLIVAGGVYAAIGWIFFIGLKVLKPQEALVLTLFGKYVGTIKEAGFYFVNPFCVAVNPAASTKLNQSGDVTGDGNKLDLASMAGVAGMAIAAGNNSQSANKKISLKIMTLSNSRQKINDCLGNPVEIGIAVMWKVTDTAKAVFNVDNYKEYLSLQCDSALRNIVRMYPYDVAENVDTTGDGIADEGSLRGSSEVVAERIRKEIQGKVADAGLEIIEARITYLAYAPEIAAVMLQRQQASAIVDARKMIVDGAVGMVEMALERLSEKQVIELDEERKAAMVSNLLVVLCGNKDAQPVVNSGSLY; this is encoded by the coding sequence ATGGAAGAAAAGGTTTTGAAGAAAAGCAAGAATGGTCTTGCAATGGTTACACTGTTTATATTATTTTACGCAGCAGCTATAGCAGCAATTATTGTCGGTTCGGTTATGGTTGAACAGGCAGAGACTAAAGCAGGATGGATAGTACTTATCGTTGCAGGCGGTGTATACGCAGCAATAGGCTGGATATTCTTTATCGGTCTTAAGGTATTAAAGCCACAGGAAGCACTTGTGCTTACACTTTTTGGCAAGTATGTTGGAACTATTAAAGAAGCGGGATTTTACTTTGTGAATCCTTTTTGTGTGGCTGTTAACCCGGCAGCGTCAACTAAGCTTAATCAGAGCGGTGATGTGACAGGAGATGGAAATAAGCTTGATCTGGCTAGCATGGCAGGTGTTGCAGGAATGGCAATTGCAGCAGGAAATAATTCACAGTCAGCTAATAAGAAGATTTCACTTAAGATAATGACACTGAGCAACAGTAGACAGAAGATTAATGATTGCCTTGGTAATCCTGTTGAGATTGGTATTGCGGTTATGTGGAAAGTGACAGATACAGCTAAGGCAGTGTTTAATGTAGATAATTATAAGGAATATCTTTCATTACAGTGTGACAGCGCACTCCGTAATATTGTCCGCATGTATCCATATGATGTTGCAGAAAATGTAGATACAACGGGAGATGGAATTGCAGATGAGGGAAGCCTTCGTGGTTCAAGTGAAGTTGTAGCAGAAAGAATAAGAAAAGAAATCCAGGGCAAAGTAGCAGATGCCGGACTTGAGATAATAGAAGCACGAATTACATATCTTGCGTATGCACCTGAGATAGCAGCAGTAATGCTTCAGAGACAGCAGGCATCAGCAATAGTAGATGCAAGAAAGATGATAGTTGATGGTGCTGTAGGAATGGTAGAGATGGCGCTTGAGAGATTATCAGAAAAACAGGTTATAGAGCTTGATGAAGAGAGAAAAGCAGCTATGGTATCCAACCTTTTAGTCGTCCTTTGTGGAAACAAAGATGCCCAGCCAGTAGTTAATTCAGGAAGTCTTTACTAA
- a CDS encoding flagellin N-terminal helical domain-containing protein, which produces MRIGTNVAAIVANNALQKSQNNLSTSIQRLSSGYKINGSKDDAAGCAISEKMRAQIKGLDQAGNNAKDGVSVISTAEGAINEIQSMLTRLKELSVQAANDVNSDDEREAIQKEINQINKEIDRISEQTEFNTQSLINGNLSRRVYSDLQGVNQLSVSDNYTAGIYGITVTEDARQAIAVGTGTISMSATTPIAADEAGVIKINGYSINITEGDTLDVVMGKIIDGVNITGGSAFATASLNNDTAANGTEYAGYEPTASYAGSTLVIMTNQYGSDQRMNITCDNASLANMLGIPQAAAKDGILVEGSDVKAEIATDNNGDRVGFANSAIVSTKGTVITVTDVNNKNFSLDVPGNTVGTIFDDSNNNGSSVAGAGTAKTINQEVTDVGTMSIHVGANQDQVIVIDIPAITTYTLGTDNLNVMTHYTASQAISTVDQAITRTNEIRSKLGAYENRFDHTTNNLDVSNENLTKSLSTMIDTDMAEEMTTYTSETVLTQAATSILAQANERPSQVLQLLQ; this is translated from the coding sequence ATGAGAATAGGAACTAATGTGGCAGCGATTGTTGCCAATAATGCATTACAGAAATCACAGAATAATCTGTCAACATCAATACAGAGATTATCATCAGGATACAAGATAAACGGTTCTAAGGATGATGCCGCAGGCTGTGCAATATCTGAGAAAATGAGAGCTCAGATAAAAGGTCTTGATCAGGCTGGGAATAATGCTAAGGATGGAGTTTCTGTTATAAGTACAGCAGAAGGTGCAATCAATGAAATCCAGAGTATGCTTACAAGATTAAAGGAGCTTAGTGTACAGGCAGCTAATGATGTTAATTCAGATGATGAAAGAGAAGCTATCCAGAAAGAGATAAACCAGATTAATAAAGAGATAGACAGAATATCAGAACAGACAGAATTTAATACACAGTCTCTTATTAACGGTAATCTTTCAAGAAGAGTATATTCAGACCTGCAGGGAGTTAATCAGCTTTCAGTATCTGATAATTATACAGCAGGCATATATGGAATTACAGTTACAGAGGATGCCAGACAGGCTATCGCAGTAGGTACAGGTACTATCAGCATGTCAGCTACAACTCCTATTGCAGCTGATGAGGCAGGTGTAATAAAGATTAACGGTTACAGTATTAACATTACAGAGGGGGATACTCTGGATGTAGTAATGGGAAAAATAATTGATGGTGTTAATATTACAGGTGGCTCTGCATTTGCAACAGCAAGCCTTAATAATGATACAGCAGCTAATGGAACAGAATATGCAGGCTATGAGCCAACAGCCAGTTATGCGGGTTCGACACTTGTTATTATGACTAATCAGTACGGAAGTGACCAGAGAATGAATATAACATGTGATAATGCAAGTCTTGCAAATATGCTTGGAATACCACAGGCTGCTGCAAAGGATGGAATTCTCGTAGAAGGAAGTGATGTTAAGGCAGAGATTGCTACTGATAATAATGGAGACAGAGTAGGATTTGCCAATTCAGCAATTGTTTCTACAAAAGGAACTGTTATAACAGTAACAGATGTTAATAATAAGAATTTTTCTTTGGATGTTCCGGGGAATACAGTGGGAACTATTTTTGATGACAGCAACAATAATGGTTCGTCTGTTGCTGGTGCAGGAACAGCAAAAACGATCAATCAGGAAGTTACAGATGTTGGTACAATGAGCATACATGTAGGAGCTAATCAGGATCAGGTTATTGTTATTGATATACCGGCAATTACAACATATACATTAGGAACAGATAATCTTAATGTTATGACTCATTATACAGCATCACAGGCTATATCAACTGTAGACCAGGCTATTACCAGGACTAATGAAATACGTTCGAAGCTTGGTGCATATGAGAACAGATTTGATCATACAACTAATAACCTTGATGTTTCTAACGAGAATCTCACCAAGTCTTTATCAACTATGATAGATACTGATATGGCAGAGGAAATGACAACATATACATCAGAAACGGTTCTTACACAGGCTGCAACATCAATACTTGCACAGGCTAATGAAAGACCTTCACAGGTATTGCAGTTATTACAGTAA
- a CDS encoding PTS ascorbate transporter subunit IIC, producing the protein MADSGKKQVPLRLSAKLYDAIAAWAEDDFRSVNGQIEYLLTECVRQRKKNGAPVPHELDVPPELDIR; encoded by the coding sequence ATGGCAGATTCAGGTAAGAAACAGGTTCCTCTCCGGTTATCAGCTAAACTCTATGATGCCATTGCAGCGTGGGCAGAGGACGATTTCAGGTCTGTTAATGGACAGATAGAGTACCTGCTGACCGAGTGTGTACGACAGAGAAAGAAGAACGGTGCGCCAGTTCCACACGAGCTGGATGTTCCACCAGAGTTAGATATCAGGTAG
- the trmB gene encoding tRNA (guanosine(46)-N7)-methyltransferase TrmB produces MRLRNVPGAREVMIENEYVFTEPEGMKGTWSQVFGNDNPIRIEIGMGKGTFITTLAANNPDINYVGIEKYSSVLLRAVEKQDELQLPNLRFIRMDAEAICEVFGEGEVDRIYLNFSDPWPKDRHAKRRLTSRQFMARYDVILKPDGQVEFKTDNKDLFDFSLEEIKEAGWELPVVTFDLHNDSVLNEGNVMTEYETRFSQMGNPICKLVAVRNH; encoded by the coding sequence ATGAGACTTAGAAATGTACCCGGAGCAAGGGAAGTAATGATAGAGAATGAATATGTGTTTACAGAGCCAGAGGGGATGAAAGGCACATGGTCACAGGTTTTCGGTAACGATAATCCAATCCGTATTGAGATTGGTATGGGTAAAGGCACATTTATAACAACACTGGCAGCGAATAATCCTGATATTAATTATGTGGGTATTGAAAAGTATTCAAGCGTGCTTTTAAGAGCTGTAGAGAAACAGGACGAACTTCAGCTTCCTAATTTAAGATTCATCAGAATGGATGCAGAGGCTATATGTGAGGTGTTTGGAGAGGGAGAGGTAGACAGGATATACCTTAATTTTTCAGATCCATGGCCAAAAGACAGACATGCGAAGAGAAGACTTACCTCAAGACAGTTCATGGCGAGATATGATGTTATATTAAAGCCGGACGGACAGGTGGAATTCAAAACAGATAATAAAGATTTATTTGATTTTTCATTAGAAGAGATTAAAGAGGCAGGCTGGGAGCTTCCTGTTGTAACATTTGACTTACATAATGACTCTGTACTTAACGAGGGTAATGTAATGACAGAGTATGAGACAAGATTTTCACAGATGGGCAATCCTATATGTAAACTTGTTGCGGTAAGAAATCATTAA
- a CDS encoding AI-2E family transporter, which produces MKLKKFEQQPKHVDNIPIEAINLDSEHEQPPKPDKAVGKNVFQPNSKYFTIVIYGLLFVLGAILIYKFIGNWPATVKSLGNIFHILSPFLIGAMIALVLYPFIKTLYNRFFMGVCHIKSRKAAKMLSILVAYLIAVGAFAILIGFVVPQIYKSITEIANQAPVWYENIRNWFTEFEDKHANSSIDYNFINQKIEDALPKLVDYMTDALTNMVPYILNTSMAILSGVLNLVIAIIVSIYMISDNKNIFYHFKRFLYAVLPKKTADNTRIICKNCASIFINYIIGKSFDSIIVMIICFIIMLILKLPYAVLISVIVGITNMIPYFGPYIGGVIGGVIIVIASPIKLIIFVIMIVCIQQVDGLLIGPRIIGSTTGLKPVWVVFSITVGGALFGVIGMFLGVPVFAVLSYLLNITVQHFLDKRKVTVQPYDSPDDL; this is translated from the coding sequence ATGAAGTTAAAAAAATTCGAACAACAGCCAAAACACGTTGACAATATTCCAATTGAGGCTATTAATCTTGATTCTGAACATGAACAGCCGCCAAAACCTGACAAAGCTGTTGGCAAGAATGTATTCCAGCCTAACAGCAAATACTTTACAATTGTTATATATGGTCTGCTTTTTGTGCTAGGTGCAATTCTTATATATAAGTTCATTGGTAACTGGCCTGCAACCGTCAAGTCATTGGGCAATATATTCCATATACTGTCACCATTTCTTATTGGTGCCATGATTGCGCTTGTTCTTTATCCGTTTATCAAGACCCTTTATAACAGGTTCTTCATGGGGGTATGCCATATCAAGTCCAGGAAAGCCGCCAAAATGCTTTCAATTCTTGTTGCTTACCTGATAGCAGTTGGCGCATTTGCAATATTAATAGGCTTTGTTGTGCCTCAGATATACAAAAGTATTACAGAGATTGCCAATCAGGCTCCTGTATGGTACGAGAATATCCGCAACTGGTTTACTGAGTTTGAAGATAAGCACGCCAATTCTTCTATTGATTACAATTTCATTAATCAGAAGATTGAAGATGCTCTTCCTAAACTTGTTGACTACATGACTGATGCACTTACCAATATGGTTCCTTACATTCTTAATACATCCATGGCCATTCTTTCGGGTGTGTTAAACCTTGTTATTGCAATTATCGTGTCCATCTACATGATTTCTGATAATAAGAATATCTTTTATCATTTTAAGAGATTTTTATATGCCGTGCTTCCTAAGAAAACAGCAGACAATACACGCATCATCTGTAAGAATTGTGCAAGCATTTTTATTAATTATATTATCGGCAAATCATTTGACTCAATTATTGTCATGATTATCTGCTTTATTATCATGCTGATTCTCAAGCTGCCTTATGCAGTGCTTATAAGTGTGATTGTCGGAATAACTAACATGATTCCGTATTTCGGACCATATATCGGTGGCGTGATTGGCGGTGTGATTATTGTTATCGCAAGCCCTATCAAACTTATCATATTTGTAATCATGATTGTCTGCATCCAGCAGGTTGACGGTCTGCTTATCGGTCCTCGTATCATCGGCAGCACTACAGGTCTTAAGCCTGTATGGGTTGTGTTCTCAATAACCGTAGGTGGTGCGTTGTTTGGCGTAATCGGAATGTTCCTCGGAGTTCCTGTATTTGCCGTATTAAGCTACCTGTTAAACATCACAGTGCAGCATTTTCTGGACAAAAGAAAAGTCACCGTGCAGCCTTATGACTCGCCCGATGACCTCTAG